In one Helicoverpa zea isolate HzStark_Cry1AcR chromosome 5, ilHelZeax1.1, whole genome shotgun sequence genomic region, the following are encoded:
- the LOC124630616 gene encoding uncharacterized protein LOC124630616 has translation MSQPGSSPFGRSQLVQRSPPPTPNKEPSPPSSKENELPKEVISTPDIQTWMVSIDTILDEVCAIVSEGKMNSEQKLRVSNLCRRVSKGTSQMAVLYQSLKQKTIQAYSTIQHLQAHQNVSDSLQQFKEVVETKLKPETTYASMVKKGSANFIRPANLSTVAIYPSDKTKTSDDTKTLLQKIISPEELKLHVRGLRKVRNGGIIISTDSKGDIDKLKKSEQLVSSGLTVEEPAKRRPRIAIIGVPVALTEKEVFDCIYEQNISDKVPETNRESFQNTIKLSHRSGKKNLPTCNYILEVPASIRKMLINQGRIFINWTSCPVKDFTIVTRCFNCQQFGHAAKFCRETSPTCNHCGEAGHSSKECGNKAAPSQCATCKRFKRNSDHPTGDVSCPARKYAEDRYINSIDYEGA, from the coding sequence ATGTCTCAGCCAGGATCTAGTCCTTTTGGCCGGAGTCAGCTAGTACAGCGAAGCCCACCGCCGACCCCAAACAAAGAACCAAGTCCTCCATCATCCAAGGAGAATGAATTACCGAAGGAAGTCATCTCCACGCCTGATATTCAGACATGGATGGTATCCATAGATACAATCCTGGACGAAGTGTGTGCTATAGTTTCGGAGGGAAAAATGAACTCTGAGCAGAAGCTCCGAGTATCCAACCTTTGCCGGAGGGTATCAAAGGGGACATCTCAGATGGCCGTCTTATACCAATCTTTAAAGCAGAAAACCATCCAGGCATACAGCACCATCCAGCACTTACAGGCACACCAGAACGTTTCGGACTCTCTTCAACAGTTTAAAGAGGTCGTTGAAACAAAACTGAAACCAGAGACCACATATGCCAGCATGGTGAAAAAAGGTAGCGCTAACTTTATTCGCCCAGCAAATCTGAGTACTGTTGCTATATATCCTTCAGATAAGACCAAAACAAGCGACGATACCAAAACTCTTCTACAAAAAATCATCTCCCCGGAAGAACTAAAGCTGCATGTCCGTGGTCTGAGAAAAGTCAGAAATGGGGGTATCATTATTAGCACAGACAGTAAAGGCGACATTGATAAACTGAAGAAATCAGAGCAACTAGTTTCATCGGGTCTCACAGTTGAAGAACCAGCCAAACGTCGGCCCAGAATTGCTATTATTGGTGTCCCCGTGGCCCTCACCGAAAAGGAAGTTTTTGATTGTATATACGAACAAAACATCTCTGATAAGGTGCCGGAAACTAATCGTGAGTCCTTTCAAAATACCATAAAATTGAGCCATAGATCAGGTAAGAAAAACCTTCCTACATGTAACTACATACTGGAAGTACCCGCTAGCATTAGAAAAATGCTGATAAATCAAGGCCGAATTTTCATTAACTGGACTTCATGCCCTGTGAAGGACTTCACGATAGTCACCAGGTGCTTCAACTGTCAGCAGTTTGGACACGCAGCCAAGTTTTGCCGAGAAACTAGTCCTACATGTAACCACTGCGGAGAAGCCGGTCACTCCTCCAAGGAATGTGGAAATAAAGCTGCTCCCTCACAATGCGCGACGTGTAAAAGATTCAAAAGGAATTCTGATCATCCCACTGGTGATGTAAGTTGCCCGGCCCGCAAATATGCAGAAGACAGATACATAAACTCAATTGATTATGAAGGCGCCTAA
- the LOC124630453 gene encoding uncharacterized protein LOC124630453, giving the protein MESSPSLVTNKFARKRKRDPENWSRNQAKILRYTPISMPEKVCNHNSKALKCDTLTMSQMKKLVIKINKLSDLKKLLCKHFGAEWKEIPTLSYYCNIFDEQESLDASTIPPSDYCDEALEEVPDLRI; this is encoded by the exons ATGGAGTCAAGCCCCAGCCTTGTTACTAATAAATTTGCAAGAAAACGCAAACGAGATCCCGAAAATTGGTCAAGAAACCAAGCTAAAATATTGAG ATATACCCCAATATCAATGCCAGAAAAAGTTTGTAACCATAACTCTAAGGCGCTTAAGTGTGATACTCTAACAATGTCGCAAATGAAAAAATtagtaataaagataaataaattatcagatTTGAAGAAGCTGTTGTGCAAACATTTTGGTGCTGAGTGGAAAGAAATTCCAACTTTgtcatattattgtaatatttttgatgagCAGGAGTCGCTTGATGCATCGACTATACCACCTTCTGATTATTGCGATGAGGCGTTAGAAGAGGTTCCAGATCTccgtatataa